The Corvus cornix cornix isolate S_Up_H32 chromosome 6, ASM73873v5, whole genome shotgun sequence genome includes the window TCCTTGCCCATGTCTCCCTGGCTTCCAGAGCTCCGAGCACAACATCCTGGTGATCGGCGTGCCCAACGTGGGCAAGTCCTCGCTCATCAACTCCCTGCGGAGGCTGCACCTCAAGAAGGGTATTTCTGCGTGGTGCCAGGGCTCGGGGAGGAGGTGGGCACGGTGTCACGTGTGTCCATGACTGTCTGTCCCCCCAGGCAAGGCCACTGCGGTGGGGGGCGAGCCAGGAATCACCAAGGCAGTGCTGTCCAGGATCCAGGTACTATCCCCATGGGTGGGCTCTGCCTCCTGCGCCCAGGAGACCTCCAGGCTCACAGAGCACATCTCAGAGGGTTGCTCAGGTCCCCTTTCCAGCAAGACCTTAACTCAAGCTCAGTGCCTTGCTTGCTAGCCGTGTGGTGCTAATTACCAGCCCTGCCTTCCCCGTGCCAGGTCTGTGAGAAGCCCCTGATGTACCTGGTGGACACCCCTGGCGTGCTGCCCCCCAAGCTGGGCGATGTGGAGACGGGCATGAAGCTGGCGCTGTGTGGTGAGGTGGAGGCTGTGGCCGGGGGGGGGGATCCCACAATGTGGCCTCAGGGCTCAGTACCCAAGGCTGGGGTGACACTGCTGCTCACAACCCCTGGGTGTGAGGGGATGGAAGGAGGGTTGgccagggctcagcagggcttAGGGAAGCTGGGGCTTGACCCTCTCTTCCAGGAGCCATCCGTGACCACCTGGTGGGGGAGGACGTCATGGCTGACTACCTCCTGTACACCCtaaacaagcagcagcagttcgGGTGAGCTGGCggggaagcagggaggggtCCCAGAGGGTGATGGAGATGCCATTCCCAGGGCATTCTGGGGGGAAGCGGTGCTAGCATCCCCGATGAGCCTTCCCCTCCGGCAGGTACATGCAGCGCTATGGGCTGGGCCAGGCCTGCGACCACGTCGAGCCCCTGCTCAAGCACGTGGCCCTCACCCAGGGCCGCACGCAGAAGGTGAAGGTGCTGACAGGCACAGGTGGGTGCTTGGGGAGATCtggggtgcagggctgggattttgGGCATCCCAGGCCAGGTCCAGGCTGCGCTGATGCTCCTGTATCCATTGCCATCTCCAGGGAACGTAAACATGATGATGCTCAACTACCCAGCTGCTGCCTACGAGTTCCTGCGGGACTTCCGAGCAGGACGCCTGGGTAGGGTGACACTGGACTGAGACCTGTCACTGGAcaggcactgcctgcagccGTGTGGACTGGGGACAcctcagcagggagctgtggtgTGTGATtgaagcagctctgccagagctgctcctggtttTGGGCAAGGGGCCGGAGGGAGAGGATGCCCCGTGGTGTTGCTGTTGTGATGCTCCCATGGAGAGCTGTACCCGCCCCTGGgagcctggggcagggctggtgccTCCGGCTGGGACCTGGAAACCGCCAGGGAGCTGTTTCCTCGCTGCGGTCTTGGCCTGCTCTGGAGCCTCCATCCCGAAATAAAGCCTGCGTGGGCAGGGGCCGGGCGCTGGCCATCCCAGGGTCCCGCCCCTCGCCCCGCATCCAGCCACACCTGCTTTCGCCCAGCTTTATTGCCGCCTCCTCGGCCTCCGGACACGGCGAGGCCACGGACAGGGGCGCGGTGCAGAAGGGTGCCCGTCAGAGCCGGCGGGGCCTGGCTCGGTGTGGAGGGGTGGTGGTGGAGGGTCTTCCGCGGGGGTCCTGCCCCGCCGGCGGTGGGTGGCCATTGCCCCGGGAGCCGCTGCTCGCCCGAGGCGTGGGGCTCAGCCCCGGGGGGGGCGGCCGGTCCTCGCGGCATCGTGGGTGCACCGGACACAGTCAGGTCCCCCGAAATCCATCAGCGGCGGAGGAGGGCGGCCAGcgggcagagccagggcagggcccggcccGACGGGGTCCCGGCCGGCGCGGCGGAGGTCCAGGCGCTGGCGGCCGCCGTCCAGTTGCCGTCGCGGTACTCGACGCCGTCTCCCGCTTGCAGCTCTCCGGACAGCCGGGCCCGGCGCagggccgcccccgccgccacgccggccgccgctcccgccgccgccgcccccgccacGCGCAGGGCCGCCCCGGCAGAGCCGTACCGGGGCACGGCCGCCCTTGGCCGGCTGcgggccgccccccgcgccgcgccgcggGCCGCCCCCCGGGCGCCGCCGCGCCCACCCTTGCCGGCCACCGTGTCGCAGAAGGTGGCGGCCAGCAGCACCAGCGCCCAGCAcgccgccgcgctccgccgcATCCCGCACCTGCcgcagggaggaagggagagccCCGCCGCTCAGCCGCGCCCGGCCGCGGGCGGGGGACCGCGCACCGACGTGTCCCGCTTGCGCGTGTGCTGGGGCCGCGCACGCGTGTGTCACCGCACACGCAGCAGCCCGCGCGTTGCATAAACGCGCTCCCCCCACCCCTGTGGATGATGCTCTCGCACACGCACGCTCCCGCACGCCCCTGTGGATGATGCTCCCGCACACACTCGCACACGCGCGCTCCGCAGAATCCTGTGGGTGATGCTCCCGCACGCCCCTGTGGATGAGGCTCCCGCACACGCTCGCACCCGCGCGTTCCCCTGCCTTCGCACACACCCGGCCGCGGGGCACACACCCGcaccccctcccct containing:
- the MTG1 gene encoding mitochondrial ribosome-associated GTPase 1 isoform X1; the protein is MRVWAALRAAGTVPGGFRERFEFGGRDVASWFPRHMAKGLRQMRLALRRADCLVEVHDARIPLSGRNPALQEALGIRPHVLVLNKMDLADPRRQPAVLEQLRQQGCSHVVFTDCQRDVNVKKVVPMVARLVAESPRYHRAESSEHNILVIGVPNVGKSSLINSLRRLHLKKGKATAVGGEPGITKAVLSRIQVCEKPLMYLVDTPGVLPPKLGDVETGMKLALCGAIRDHLVGEDVMADYLLYTLNKQQQFGYMQRYGLGQACDHVEPLLKHVALTQGRTQKVKVLTGTGNVNMMMLNYPAAAYEFLRDFRAGRLGRVTLD
- the MTG1 gene encoding mitochondrial ribosome-associated GTPase 1 isoform X2, whose protein sequence is MRVWAALRAAGTVPGGFRERFEFGGRDVASWFPRHMAKGLRQMRLALRRADCLVEVHDARIPLSGRNPALQEALGIRPHVLVLNKMDLADPRRQPAVLEQLRQQGCSHVVFTDCQRDVNVKKVVPMVARLVAESPRYHRAESSEHNILVIGVPNVGKSSLINSLRRLHLKKGKATAVGGEPGITKAVLSRIQVCEKPLMYLVDTPGVLPPKLGDVETGMKLALCAIRDHLVGEDVMADYLLYTLNKQQQFGYMQRYGLGQACDHVEPLLKHVALTQGRTQKVKVLTGTGNVNMMMLNYPAAAYEFLRDFRAGRLGRVTLD
- the MTG1 gene encoding mitochondrial ribosome-associated GTPase 1 isoform X3, whose product is MWPRGSRGTWRKRSHIPLSGRNPALQEALGIRPHVLVLNKMDLADPRRQPAVLEQLRQQGCSHVVFTDCQRDVNVKKVVPMVARLVAESPRYHRAESSEHNILVIGVPNVGKSSLINSLRRLHLKKGKATAVGGEPGITKAVLSRIQVCEKPLMYLVDTPGVLPPKLGDVETGMKLALCGAIRDHLVGEDVMADYLLYTLNKQQQFGYMQRYGLGQACDHVEPLLKHVALTQGRTQKVKVLTGTGNVNMMMLNYPAAAYEFLRDFRAGRLGRVTLD